A single region of the Plantactinospora soyae genome encodes:
- a CDS encoding transcriptional regulator encodes MAAVTTEADIPHPNVPSTHPANGLDDVVHQRVRLGILTIAHEARRVEFGYLRTQLELTGGNLSKHLSVLEEAALIEIEKGYEGRRGRTWITLTAAGNTALAEEIERLKLLIARVETTDTREDR; translated from the coding sequence GTGGCAGCGGTGACCACCGAGGCCGACATCCCCCACCCGAACGTGCCGTCCACCCATCCGGCCAACGGCCTGGACGACGTGGTGCACCAGCGGGTCAGATTGGGCATCCTCACCATCGCGCACGAGGCCCGCCGGGTCGAGTTCGGCTACCTACGCACCCAACTGGAACTGACCGGCGGCAACCTCTCCAAACACCTGAGCGTGCTCGAGGAGGCCGCTCTGATCGAGATCGAGAAGGGCTACGAAGGCCGGCGCGGCCGTACCTGGATCACGCTCACCGCCGCCGGCAACACCGCGCTCGCCGAAGAGATCGAACGGCTGAAGCTGCTCATCGCGCGGGTCGAGACCACCGACACCCGGGAGGACCGATGA
- a CDS encoding DsbA family protein produces the protein MDTNLKVTLSLVAIAIAVLAVVLVVNRDGGDDVPASEVAQTVVRPDSHRLSSAADGKVTVVEFLDFECEACGAAYPGVERLRAEYGDRVTYVVRYFPIASHPNAFNSAHAAEAAARQGKFEQMYVKLFDNQTAWGHKEQSQVETFVGYAGELGLDVERFRADIASPEVDARVRADAEDGQRVGVQGTPTFFVNGARYEQQPTYEALKKTIDDALAR, from the coding sequence CTGGACACCAACCTGAAGGTGACGCTGAGCCTGGTCGCGATCGCGATTGCCGTGCTGGCCGTCGTCCTGGTGGTCAACCGCGACGGCGGCGACGACGTTCCGGCGAGCGAGGTGGCCCAGACGGTGGTCCGGCCGGACAGCCACCGGCTCTCCAGCGCAGCCGACGGCAAGGTCACGGTGGTGGAGTTCCTGGACTTCGAGTGCGAGGCGTGCGGCGCGGCGTACCCGGGGGTGGAACGGCTGCGCGCGGAGTACGGGGACCGGGTCACGTACGTGGTGCGGTACTTCCCGATCGCGAGCCATCCGAACGCGTTCAACTCGGCGCACGCGGCGGAGGCGGCCGCACGGCAGGGCAAATTCGAGCAGATGTACGTCAAGTTGTTCGACAACCAGACCGCGTGGGGTCACAAGGAGCAGTCTCAGGTGGAGACGTTCGTCGGGTACGCCGGTGAGCTGGGTCTGGACGTGGAGAGGTTCCGCGCCGACATCGCCAGCCCCGAGGTGGACGCCCGGGTCCGGGCGGACGCCGAGGACGGCCAGCGGGTCGGCGTCCAGGGCACGCCCACCTTCTTCGTCAACGGCGCGCGGTACGAGCAGCAGCCCACGTACGAGGCGCTCAAGAAGACCATCGACGACGCCTTGGCGCGGTAG
- a CDS encoding vitamin K epoxide reductase family protein gives MASTTGVRSDPVGGTDLDEESAISDRLTGWVLTIGGLLGGAAAFVLIVEKIALLRDPGYTPSCSINPILSCGSVMNTAQAEVFGFPNPLLGVALFPLVVATGVAVLGGIRLPRWWWLGLQAGTVFGIGLVHWLLVQSLYQIGALCPYCMVVWVVTIIVFSYTSLHNLGRGHLPVPASWRTASEAIIRFHTAIPVAWLLILTLLIGEAFWPYWRTLL, from the coding sequence ATGGCCAGCACCACAGGCGTCCGATCCGACCCGGTCGGCGGCACCGATCTGGATGAGGAGAGCGCGATCAGCGACCGGTTGACCGGCTGGGTCCTGACCATCGGCGGGCTGCTCGGCGGCGCCGCCGCGTTCGTGCTGATCGTGGAGAAGATCGCGCTGCTGCGGGACCCCGGCTACACACCCAGTTGCTCGATCAACCCCATCCTGTCCTGCGGATCGGTCATGAACACCGCGCAGGCCGAGGTGTTCGGCTTCCCTAACCCGCTGCTCGGGGTGGCCCTGTTCCCACTGGTGGTCGCCACCGGCGTCGCCGTACTCGGTGGGATCCGGCTGCCCCGCTGGTGGTGGCTCGGCCTGCAGGCCGGCACGGTCTTCGGTATCGGTCTGGTGCACTGGCTCCTCGTGCAGAGCCTGTACCAGATCGGTGCGTTGTGCCCGTACTGCATGGTGGTGTGGGTGGTCACGATCATCGTGTTCAGCTACACCTCGCTGCACAATCTCGGCCGTGGTCACCTTCCCGTGCCGGCGTCCTGGCGGACCGCGTCCGAGGCGATCATCCGCTTCCACACCGCGATCCCGGTGGCCTGGCTGCTGATCCTGACCCTGCTGATCGGCGAGGCCTTCTGGCCGTACTGGCGCACCTTGCTGTGA
- a CDS encoding class I SAM-dependent methyltransferase, producing the protein MFSPQGPSLGELCIQALSSVERGYDLLAPKFDHTPFRTPQSILDATAHTLAELGPFRHGLDVCCGTGAGMLVLGSLCQGRITGVDFSAGMLAQARGAHPDATWVRADARALPLAEDFDLAVTFGALGHFLPTERPALFEGVYRALRPGGLFAFPIGTPPPRTSVSHWAALGFDLAMRVRNAVWRPPFVMYYRTTSLSAVQDDLTAAGFTTTAVALTLPGGQGDGSPGCQLILAGKPAAPH; encoded by the coding sequence GTGTTCTCGCCTCAAGGCCCGTCTTTGGGTGAACTCTGCATCCAGGCACTGTCCTCGGTCGAGCGCGGTTACGACCTCCTGGCTCCGAAGTTCGACCACACGCCCTTCCGCACCCCGCAGAGCATTCTCGACGCGACCGCCCACACCCTGGCCGAACTCGGACCGTTCCGCCATGGGCTGGACGTCTGCTGCGGCACCGGCGCCGGCATGCTGGTTCTCGGGTCGCTGTGCCAAGGACGGATCACGGGCGTCGACTTCAGTGCCGGCATGCTCGCGCAGGCACGCGGCGCGCACCCGGACGCCACCTGGGTACGGGCCGACGCCCGGGCCCTCCCACTCGCCGAGGACTTCGACCTCGCGGTCACCTTCGGAGCGCTCGGGCACTTCCTGCCCACCGAACGACCCGCCCTCTTCGAGGGGGTGTACCGCGCGCTGCGCCCCGGCGGGCTCTTCGCCTTTCCGATCGGCACGCCGCCGCCCCGTACCTCGGTCTCGCACTGGGCGGCGCTCGGATTCGACCTGGCCATGCGGGTACGCAACGCCGTGTGGCGTCCGCCATTCGTCATGTACTACCGCACCACCTCGCTGTCCGCAGTCCAGGACGACCTGACGGCGGCCGGCTTCACCACGACGGCCGTCGCCCTGACCCTCCCGGGCGGGCAGGGCGACGGCAGCCCAGGGTGCCAACTCATCCTCGCGGGTAAGCCGGCAGCCCCGCACTGA
- a CDS encoding alpha/beta hydrolase family protein, whose amino-acid sequence MTTALTRRHLLAAALASGVAVPLAGAGRGWAAPASPGPARLTLPPPTGPHRVGTVSLHLVDRSRPDPVAGPGHYRELMAGVWYPATHDARRHPVAPWLPAAPMRALLASAGFDADAVAAPLTAGHLGAPVLRTPGRLPVIVYSHGNDSNRAEATIVVQELASHGYVVVTVDHTYDGFSEFPDGRLTVPLDLSFTPWDSTHDIRFVLDCIEDLAAGRNPDAGRRRLPIGLGAALDLRRIGMFGWSKGATATALVMTQDRRVRAGLSFDGPMQSNPPVGDIDRPFMLMTAEYNRAAEPSVDEIWSYYLHGWRLNVHADGAAHSSYIDHQWLYPQLATITGMSDEELADLIGTLDPVRAVRIQQAYPLAFFDLHLRGRGRLLDGPNPAFPEVRFIA is encoded by the coding sequence ATGACCACCGCACTGACCCGCCGACACCTGCTCGCGGCCGCACTCGCCAGCGGGGTCGCCGTACCGCTCGCCGGCGCCGGCCGCGGGTGGGCGGCCCCGGCGTCGCCCGGCCCGGCCCGGCTCACCCTGCCCCCACCCACCGGGCCGCACCGGGTCGGCACCGTGTCGCTGCACCTCGTCGACAGATCCCGTCCGGATCCCGTCGCCGGCCCCGGGCACTACCGCGAACTGATGGCCGGCGTCTGGTACCCCGCCACCCACGACGCCCGGCGTCACCCGGTTGCGCCGTGGCTGCCCGCCGCGCCGATGCGCGCGCTGCTCGCGTCCGCCGGGTTCGACGCCGACGCCGTGGCGGCACCCCTCACGGCCGGCCACCTGGGAGCGCCGGTACTGCGGACACCCGGACGGCTGCCCGTGATCGTCTACTCCCACGGCAACGACAGTAACCGTGCCGAGGCCACCATCGTGGTCCAGGAACTCGCCAGTCACGGCTACGTCGTGGTCACGGTGGATCACACGTACGACGGGTTCAGCGAGTTCCCCGACGGCCGGCTCACCGTCCCCCTCGACCTGTCGTTCACACCGTGGGACTCCACCCACGACATCCGGTTCGTCCTCGATTGCATCGAAGACCTCGCCGCCGGCCGCAACCCCGACGCCGGGCGCCGCCGACTGCCCATCGGCCTGGGCGCCGCGCTCGACCTGCGTCGTATCGGCATGTTCGGCTGGTCGAAGGGCGCGACCGCGACCGCTCTCGTGATGACCCAGGACCGGCGCGTCCGGGCCGGGCTCAGCTTCGACGGCCCGATGCAGTCGAACCCACCGGTCGGCGACATCGACCGGCCGTTCATGCTGATGACCGCCGAGTACAACCGGGCCGCCGAGCCGAGCGTCGATGAGATCTGGTCCTACTACCTGCACGGATGGCGGCTCAACGTGCACGCCGACGGCGCCGCCCACTCGTCCTACATCGACCACCAGTGGCTGTACCCGCAACTGGCGACCATCACCGGGATGAGCGACGAGGAACTCGCCGACCTTATCGGCACCCTCGACCCGGTCCGGGCGGTACGGATCCAGCAGGCGTACCCGCTCGCGTTCTTCGACCTGCACCTACGCGGTCGGGGGCGCCTACTGGACGGCCCGAACCCGGCCTTCCCGGAGGTACGGTTCATCGCCTGA
- a CDS encoding imine reductase family protein — translation MAVLYNTALLDMMYATMNGFLHATALVASANVPAAQFADLAINWFMPTVVDATLVEQAPDLDRGHYPGDFGTMEMNVNALDHITRTCVEQGVHSDQPRLMKAIAERAIAEGFSGKNYLAVFEIFKKATHRS, via the coding sequence TTGGCGGTGCTGTACAACACGGCGCTGCTCGACATGATGTACGCGACCATGAACGGCTTCCTGCACGCCACCGCGCTGGTCGCCTCGGCCAACGTCCCAGCGGCCCAGTTCGCCGATCTCGCCATCAACTGGTTCATGCCCACCGTGGTGGACGCGACGCTCGTGGAGCAGGCACCCGACCTGGACAGGGGGCATTATCCCGGCGACTTCGGGACCATGGAGATGAACGTGAACGCACTCGATCACATCACCCGCACGTGCGTGGAGCAGGGCGTCCACTCCGATCAGCCGCGGCTGATGAAGGCAATCGCCGAGCGGGCGATCGCCGAGGGCTTCAGCGGCAAGAACTACCTGGCCGTGTTCGAGATCTTCAAGAAGGCGACACACAGATCGTGA
- a CDS encoding threonine ammonia-lyase, producing MLTTRLDLDRIRVARRAIDPIFLDTPLYECDALGRQLGCAVSIKLETANPVRSFKARGTELVTGLLADQGRVGVVCASAGNLGQALGWSGRRRGLDVTVVASRWAPAAKLDRIRALGAELELVDGDFEAARERAAGIAQQRGVRLVEDSLDIETCEGAATIGLELADRTPSFDAVLIALGGGAMATGVGHVLKTLAPGVEVICVQPAGAPAMTRSWHQRRVVTTDSTSTIADGVAGRYPIRAVLDDLLAVADDAVLVREASIVAGMRMLLERAGLVVEPSAALGVAAILEDPDRFAGRHVVTIICGSNVDLDAYHRWVRS from the coding sequence ATGCTCACGACGCGCCTCGATCTTGACCGGATTCGCGTCGCCCGCCGGGCGATCGACCCGATCTTTCTGGATACTCCGCTGTACGAGTGCGACGCGTTGGGGCGCCAGCTTGGCTGCGCGGTGAGTATCAAGCTGGAAACGGCGAACCCGGTGCGCAGTTTCAAGGCCCGCGGCACCGAGCTTGTCACCGGCCTGCTGGCCGACCAGGGCCGGGTGGGCGTGGTGTGCGCCAGCGCCGGTAACCTCGGCCAGGCGCTGGGTTGGTCGGGTCGCCGCCGTGGCCTCGACGTGACGGTCGTGGCATCGCGCTGGGCGCCGGCTGCCAAGCTCGATCGGATCCGCGCGTTGGGTGCGGAGTTGGAATTGGTCGACGGCGACTTCGAGGCCGCCCGCGAGCGGGCGGCGGGTATCGCGCAACAGCGCGGCGTCCGGCTGGTCGAGGACAGCCTGGACATCGAAACCTGCGAGGGCGCGGCGACCATCGGACTGGAACTGGCGGACCGGACACCGTCCTTCGACGCCGTCTTGATCGCCCTGGGGGGCGGTGCCATGGCCACCGGTGTGGGCCATGTCCTGAAGACCCTGGCGCCCGGCGTCGAGGTGATCTGCGTGCAGCCCGCCGGCGCACCCGCGATGACCCGTTCCTGGCACCAGCGCCGGGTCGTCACCACCGACTCGACCAGCACCATCGCCGACGGCGTCGCCGGCCGGTACCCCATCCGCGCGGTCCTGGACGACCTCCTCGCGGTCGCCGACGACGCCGTCCTGGTCCGCGAGGCATCGATCGTCGCGGGCATGCGAATGCTCCTGGAGCGCGCCGGCCTGGTCGTCGAACCCTCAGCGGCGCTCGGCGTCGCGGCCATCCTGGAAGACCCCGACCGCTTCGCCGGCCGCCACGTGGTCACCATCATCTGCGGCAGCAACGTCGACCTGGACGCCTACCACCGGTGGGTCCGCAGCTGA
- a CDS encoding putative immunity protein has translation MAAADDKLTIELSVPELRAVAGYAVACARPALAIFERVRPDDRRPRAAIDAAQVFVDGAKRSKAIRDGAWAAHRAYQETRDAGQAAASDAARAAVAAASAAFLHPLAKATQVLHILGSAAHAARAFELDAGDDRNVGADYIERARGLADPTVVGVLMRYPYAPSGGGRAGELLRRLDASLRSLDG, from the coding sequence ATGGCAGCAGCTGACGACAAGCTGACGATCGAACTCAGCGTGCCCGAACTCCGGGCCGTCGCCGGTTACGCGGTGGCGTGCGCGAGGCCCGCATTGGCGATCTTCGAACGGGTACGTCCTGATGATCGGCGCCCACGGGCCGCGATCGACGCCGCGCAGGTGTTCGTGGATGGAGCCAAGCGGAGCAAGGCGATCCGTGACGGCGCGTGGGCGGCGCACCGGGCGTATCAGGAGACGCGCGATGCGGGACAGGCCGCCGCGAGCGACGCTGCGCGGGCGGCCGTTGCTGCGGCCAGTGCGGCGTTCCTGCACCCCTTGGCGAAGGCGACCCAGGTCCTGCACATCCTCGGCTCGGCCGCCCACGCGGCTCGAGCCTTCGAGCTCGATGCCGGTGACGACCGCAACGTTGGCGCCGACTACATCGAGAGGGCAAGAGGTCTGGCAGATCCCACCGTGGTGGGCGTTCTGATGCGTTACCCGTACGCCCCGAGTGGTGGCGGCCGTGCGGGAGAGCTACTGCGGAGACTGGACGCATCGTTGAGATCCCTGGACGGTTAG
- a CDS encoding HEAT repeat domain-containing protein, with translation MPDDDTNTLRALQGLGHSMSSVRLKAALAVGTTPNPWFIDTLIARCAIEPEFQVREALTWALTRHPSSMTVPKIIHELRSERAQARSQALHTLSKIGDRRAWPAITRALLGDADDEVARSAWRAAVVLVPDGERSELTAVLATQLGRGGREMQLSLSRALIALGEVITPTLRTAMTDLDPRVRQHAIATERLLRNPDAGFEFAIEEAKKIVALGVTSQESDRQC, from the coding sequence ATGCCGGACGACGACACGAACACGTTGCGAGCGCTCCAGGGGCTGGGGCACAGCATGTCCTCGGTGCGGCTGAAGGCAGCGCTGGCGGTCGGCACGACCCCGAACCCGTGGTTCATCGACACGCTCATAGCACGATGCGCGATCGAGCCCGAGTTTCAGGTGCGCGAAGCGCTCACCTGGGCACTCACTCGCCACCCGTCATCAATGACGGTCCCAAAGATCATCCATGAACTCCGCTCGGAGCGTGCGCAGGCACGGAGCCAGGCGTTGCACACGCTTTCCAAGATCGGAGATCGGCGAGCCTGGCCGGCGATCACACGGGCGCTGCTCGGCGACGCCGACGACGAGGTGGCGCGGAGCGCTTGGCGGGCGGCGGTCGTACTCGTGCCCGACGGCGAAAGATCCGAGTTGACCGCAGTCTTGGCGACGCAGCTCGGGCGCGGTGGGCGTGAGATGCAGTTGAGCCTCAGCCGGGCGCTGATCGCACTCGGTGAGGTGATCACCCCGACTCTGCGTACCGCGATGACGGATCTCGACCCTCGCGTACGTCAGCATGCGATCGCCACGGAACGGCTGTTGCGCAACCCGGATGCCGGATTCGAGTTCGCGATCGAGGAGGCGAAGAAGATCGTCGCCCTCGGCGTGACCAGCCAGGAGAGTGACAGGCAGTGTTGA
- a CDS encoding HEAT repeat domain-containing protein has protein sequence MLIGEVARRSGVSARMLRHYDSLGLVRPTGRTEAGYREYSREDIRRIFHIESLRSLGLSLREVGQALDNPEFAPSELVDDLVERTRERIAGETELLARLRRIGAVGPADWEDVLRIVALLQALGSESVGQRQRAALSSVEDVPVPVEALVEAALNETDPNVAGALRWALARTGDGGLALLAEGLGSPAAEVRKRAVESIARIPNGAATALLQESLTDPDVPVRRSAALALGARGVADAVPTLVEMVVEGTNDVDAADALTVLARDSALAEQIATRLVACLADGTMESSARRRLTQALAEIPGNTASHALADLSHDDDRAVALTATYIAKLRNAQ, from the coding sequence GTGTTGATCGGTGAGGTGGCACGACGCTCCGGAGTCAGCGCCCGCATGCTCAGACATTACGACTCGCTCGGCCTGGTGCGGCCGACGGGTCGTACCGAGGCGGGTTATCGAGAGTACTCCAGGGAGGACATCCGGCGAATCTTCCATATCGAGAGCCTACGGTCATTGGGACTGTCACTGCGTGAAGTCGGGCAGGCGCTCGACAATCCCGAATTCGCGCCCTCGGAACTCGTCGACGACCTCGTCGAGCGAACGCGAGAACGCATTGCGGGTGAGACGGAGCTGCTCGCGCGACTCCGTCGGATCGGTGCCGTGGGACCCGCCGACTGGGAGGACGTTCTCCGGATCGTGGCACTCCTTCAGGCACTGGGGTCGGAGAGCGTCGGGCAGCGCCAGCGCGCGGCCTTGTCCTCAGTCGAAGATGTTCCGGTGCCGGTGGAAGCTCTGGTCGAGGCAGCGTTGAACGAGACGGACCCGAACGTGGCCGGAGCCCTTCGATGGGCCCTGGCACGAACGGGCGATGGCGGATTGGCGCTGCTGGCAGAGGGCCTCGGCTCACCAGCGGCCGAGGTGCGGAAACGTGCCGTCGAGTCCATCGCCAGGATTCCGAACGGCGCGGCGACCGCACTGCTGCAGGAGTCGCTCACAGACCCCGACGTCCCGGTCCGCAGATCTGCGGCTCTGGCGCTCGGGGCACGCGGAGTAGCCGACGCGGTCCCGACGCTCGTCGAAATGGTCGTCGAGGGGACGAACGACGTCGACGCGGCCGACGCACTGACCGTGCTGGCGCGTGATTCCGCGTTGGCGGAACAGATAGCTACCAGGCTCGTTGCCTGCCTCGCCGACGGCACGATGGAATCGTCGGCACGTCGACGGCTGACACAGGCGCTCGCGGAGATCCCGGGGAACACGGCGTCACATGCCCTCGCAGATCTGTCCCATGACGACGACCGAGCCGTTGCGCTTACTGCGACATACATCGCCAAGCTACGCAACGCACAATAG
- a CDS encoding helix-turn-helix domain-containing protein: MRRTTRFDMGGYAGFDADRFVVRHLSSWDDAGWRSLLVQRFEHLGAAGAMTLPASTDHHLWLITGGAGLMRLQTADGWREHPIVAGHVGRATPGVPTEVRYTASTPMSSVHVHLPVDVVERVTGELGRRPASCTDDDDLLAPLLRSVAAAADQRADAMYADAAAEFLAVHLATRSGGTSPGREDARVRKAITLMREQLDQPLTLADLAAAAWLSPYHFLRVFKQATGETPARYRTRLRVREAARLLDAGRTVSEAAVRCGFSSPAHLSSAFLRETGMRPSQYRLR, encoded by the coding sequence GTGCGCCGGACGACCCGCTTCGACATGGGCGGCTACGCCGGCTTCGACGCGGACCGGTTCGTCGTCCGCCACCTGTCGAGCTGGGACGATGCCGGCTGGCGGTCCCTACTGGTGCAGCGGTTCGAGCACCTCGGCGCGGCCGGCGCGATGACGCTACCTGCCTCCACCGACCACCATCTCTGGCTGATCACCGGCGGCGCGGGGCTGATGCGTCTCCAGACGGCGGACGGCTGGCGTGAGCATCCGATCGTCGCGGGACACGTCGGCCGCGCCACGCCGGGCGTACCCACCGAGGTGCGCTACACCGCGTCCACGCCGATGAGCAGCGTTCACGTGCACCTGCCCGTGGACGTGGTGGAACGAGTGACCGGCGAGCTCGGCCGGCGACCGGCCTCGTGTACCGACGATGATGACCTGCTCGCTCCGCTGCTGCGGTCCGTGGCGGCCGCCGCCGACCAGCGGGCCGACGCGATGTACGCGGACGCCGCGGCCGAGTTCCTCGCCGTACATCTGGCCACCCGTTCCGGCGGGACGTCACCGGGCCGCGAGGACGCTCGCGTACGAAAGGCGATCACGCTGATGCGTGAGCAGCTCGACCAGCCACTCACCCTCGCGGACCTCGCCGCCGCGGCCTGGCTGAGCCCGTACCACTTCCTGCGGGTGTTCAAGCAGGCGACAGGCGAGACGCCGGCACGCTATCGGACCCGTCTGCGGGTACGGGAGGCAGCACGGCTGCTCGACGCCGGCCGGACCGTGAGCGAGGCAGCCGTACGCTGTGGCTTCTCCAGTCCCGCTCACCTGTCGTCGGCGTTCCTGCGCGAGACCGGCATGCGCCCGTCGCAGTACCGCCTCAGGTAA
- a CDS encoding SRPBCC family protein, with protein sequence MTSYDVTAVSGARPESVYRLLTVGATWPEWSPIDAVRIEGGGDAGSPQGVGATRVFRTGRNESHEEIVELVPDRRMVYVMRSGAFRTYRATVDLAPVGQGTRIHWYGSFRAPRGTGWLWRLYLTWYMRRMVNGLAAYPVT encoded by the coding sequence GTGACCAGCTATGACGTGACTGCCGTGTCCGGGGCGCGACCGGAGTCGGTCTACCGGCTGCTGACCGTTGGCGCGACGTGGCCGGAGTGGAGCCCGATCGACGCGGTGCGCATCGAGGGCGGTGGCGACGCCGGTTCCCCGCAAGGGGTGGGCGCGACCCGCGTGTTCCGCACCGGGCGGAACGAGAGCCATGAGGAGATCGTGGAGCTGGTGCCGGACCGGCGCATGGTCTACGTGATGAGGTCGGGCGCCTTCCGGACCTATCGCGCGACGGTCGACCTGGCGCCGGTCGGGCAGGGAACGCGCATCCACTGGTACGGCTCGTTCCGGGCTCCCCGGGGCACCGGGTGGCTGTGGCGGCTCTACCTGACGTGGTACATGCGCAGAATGGTGAACGGCCTGGCCGCGTACCCGGTTACCTGA